One window of Chloroflexus aggregans DSM 9485 genomic DNA carries:
- the guaA gene encoding glutamine-hydrolyzing GMP synthase, translating into MTTHSIPVLDFGSQTAQLIVRRLRELGYYSELLAHDAPEAQIRALNPVGIVLSGGPASVYEPEAPTLPPWLIESKLPVLGICYGMQLISHTLGGVVRRPSGREYGPAMITVTQPHPLFADTPTEQPVWMSHGDRIEQLPTGFTAIAASQATPFAAIADDHRRWYGVQFHPEVVHTVYGRALLTNFAKLCGAKPEWQPSSFVTEAIERVRAQVGPHGRVICALSGGVDSAVAALIIHHAIGDRLTCVFVDNGLLRAGEAEQVINTFREHFHVPLIAVDAREEFLAALEGVVDPEQKRKIIGEKFIRIFEREARSLADVEFLAQGTLYPDVIESTAPDRPKAAKIKTHHNVGGLPADMQLKLVEPLRYLFKDEVRAAGLQLGLPEEWVWRHPFPGPGLAVRIIGTVTWERLETLRKADSIFLEELRASGYYRATQQAFAVLLPVQSVGVMGDGRSYGFTIALRAITTEDYMTADWARLPYELLAHVSSRIVNEVEGVNRVVYDISSKPPATIEWE; encoded by the coding sequence ATGACGACTCACAGTATTCCGGTGCTCGATTTTGGTTCCCAGACGGCGCAGTTGATCGTGCGGCGGCTGCGCGAATTGGGCTATTATAGCGAGTTGCTTGCACACGATGCGCCGGAAGCGCAGATCCGTGCGCTGAACCCGGTTGGAATTGTCCTTAGTGGTGGTCCGGCCAGTGTGTATGAGCCGGAGGCGCCAACTTTACCGCCATGGCTCATCGAAAGCAAGCTGCCCGTACTTGGAATTTGCTACGGTATGCAACTAATCAGCCACACCCTCGGTGGTGTGGTGCGTCGTCCATCTGGGCGTGAGTACGGCCCGGCGATGATCACCGTCACCCAACCCCACCCACTTTTTGCCGATACCCCCACCGAACAGCCGGTCTGGATGAGTCATGGCGACCGAATCGAGCAGTTGCCCACCGGCTTTACGGCAATCGCCGCCAGCCAGGCCACGCCGTTTGCCGCCATTGCCGACGACCACCGACGCTGGTACGGTGTCCAGTTTCACCCGGAAGTGGTGCATACCGTGTATGGGCGAGCACTTTTGACCAACTTTGCCAAACTATGCGGGGCAAAACCCGAATGGCAGCCGAGCAGTTTTGTCACCGAAGCGATTGAACGGGTTCGAGCACAGGTCGGCCCACACGGGCGCGTCATCTGCGCCCTCTCCGGCGGGGTTGATTCGGCAGTGGCGGCTCTGATCATCCATCACGCTATCGGTGACCGGTTGACCTGCGTGTTCGTTGATAACGGCCTCTTGCGCGCCGGCGAAGCTGAACAGGTCATCAACACCTTTCGTGAACATTTTCACGTACCGCTGATCGCAGTCGATGCGCGTGAAGAGTTTCTCGCTGCCTTAGAGGGTGTGGTTGATCCTGAGCAGAAGCGCAAGATTATCGGCGAGAAGTTTATTCGGATTTTCGAGCGCGAAGCGCGTTCGTTAGCAGACGTAGAGTTCCTCGCCCAAGGGACGCTCTACCCCGATGTAATCGAATCGACTGCACCGGACCGACCGAAGGCAGCAAAGATCAAAACGCATCACAACGTTGGCGGGCTACCCGCCGACATGCAACTGAAGCTGGTTGAGCCGCTCCGCTACCTATTCAAAGATGAAGTACGCGCAGCAGGGCTGCAACTCGGCTTGCCCGAAGAGTGGGTATGGCGACATCCTTTCCCCGGACCCGGTCTCGCCGTGCGGATCATCGGTACGGTAACGTGGGAACGGCTAGAGACATTGCGCAAAGCCGACAGCATCTTCCTTGAAGAGCTGCGGGCAAGCGGCTACTACCGTGCAACCCAACAGGCATTCGCCGTTCTCCTGCCGGTGCAAAGCGTCGGTGTGATGGGGGACGGGCGTAGTTATGGTTTCACTATCGCACTGCGCGCGATTACCACCGAAGACTACATGACAGCCGACTGGGCGCGCTTACCCTACGAATTACTGGCACACGTCAGTAGCCGAATTGTGAATGAGGTCGAAGGCGTCAATCGCGTCGTATACGATATTTCGTCGAAGCCACCGGCCACTATCGAGTGGGAGTAG
- the cmk gene encoding (d)CMP kinase: MRVPQTIAIDGQSAAGKSTLGALLAEALGYLYFDTGVMYRALALAALRAGIDPDDEAALSELAHQLVIDVTQPTVADGRQYTVLVNGEDVTWAIRSPEVERIVSRAARFPSVRREMVRQQQLIGQRGRVVMVGRDIGTVVMPNADLKIYLQASLAERARRRAAELRSRNIDMPLEQIAAALAERDALDAHVSQPAADAIILVNDGLTPAEEVALVLNRFVYSEQALENGH, translated from the coding sequence ATGCGCGTACCACAAACCATCGCAATCGACGGTCAATCGGCAGCAGGGAAAAGTACACTCGGCGCTTTATTGGCCGAGGCGCTAGGCTATCTCTATTTCGATACCGGAGTGATGTACCGCGCACTAGCACTGGCCGCATTACGGGCGGGTATCGATCCCGACGATGAAGCAGCCCTGAGCGAATTGGCCCATCAGTTAGTCATTGATGTCACCCAACCGACAGTCGCCGATGGACGGCAATACACAGTTTTGGTCAACGGTGAAGATGTAACGTGGGCAATCCGCAGCCCCGAAGTCGAGCGGATCGTCTCACGCGCCGCTCGTTTCCCTTCGGTGCGACGCGAAATGGTTCGTCAACAACAACTTATCGGTCAGCGCGGACGAGTGGTGATGGTAGGGCGCGATATTGGTACCGTGGTCATGCCCAACGCCGATCTGAAAATCTATTTGCAAGCGTCATTGGCCGAACGTGCCCGCCGGCGGGCTGCCGAGTTGCGCAGCCGGAATATTGACATGCCCCTCGAACAGATTGCCGCTGCCCTGGCCGAACGCGATGCGCTCGATGCCCACGTTTCACAACCGGCTGCCGATGCGATCATTCTCGTTAACGATGGGTTGACCCCGGCAGAAGAGGTGGCATTGGTGCTCAACCGTTTTGTGTATAGCGAACAGGCGCTGGAGAATGGCCATTAA
- a CDS encoding PH domain-containing protein, giving the protein MKIGKAIDKLLYEDADAALDLAPNEEILYVTGRHWIILMARLIVPLIGIGFFGGIAFYRAIGGGFLVTDTGEPTGFDLFNILLVLIEAVLLLFWVALWVRGGKDPNPGRVLLAANLAVLALIYFRYNGGRIFYIDPGRFFGQAFDPINLVFISLAIVSLFSIFLIVYDWLNDELILTNRRVVYDNDQVFIPRLIERRVQEQIFIEEIQDVVAATKTYLQHWFQYGTITIKSARIGGNIVFHGARNPKEMQRRIMAQVNENRRKRTETDLEKMVEARVYNEPPPKVKRPLPPVKPRWDWLSWLLPANPEVNAEKETVIWRKHWVFLLRGLFPPFAMLFVGWIIVVLLGSWGLLPTVWMTVLIGALLIAFVLWSLWEVEDYRNDIYILTPTNIIDVEKKPLGPEDRRTASLGAITNVSFETTFISNLLGYGNVVVETAGGGGKFTFNHVPNPRDVVAMVNEYYVMFKRSEKERSLNDMLELLRHYHLAQQRHHELLPVNGTGANEPTPATQPLAGAPPTTATTVLAPAVSPMQTAATMPVSTEQQLHPATDPALAVTQTATDSAHSVRPGKEQSSA; this is encoded by the coding sequence GTGAAAATCGGTAAAGCCATCGATAAGCTACTCTACGAAGACGCTGACGCAGCGCTTGATCTGGCACCGAATGAGGAGATCCTCTACGTTACCGGGCGCCATTGGATCATCTTGATGGCGCGGCTGATCGTTCCATTAATCGGGATCGGTTTCTTCGGTGGCATTGCTTTTTATCGTGCGATTGGTGGTGGCTTTCTGGTAACCGATACCGGCGAACCAACCGGTTTTGATTTGTTCAATATCCTGTTGGTCCTGATTGAAGCGGTTTTGCTGCTCTTCTGGGTCGCACTATGGGTACGCGGTGGCAAAGACCCAAATCCGGGGCGAGTGTTGTTGGCTGCGAATCTGGCTGTGCTCGCTCTGATCTATTTTCGCTATAACGGTGGACGTATTTTCTACATCGATCCCGGACGGTTCTTCGGGCAAGCGTTCGATCCGATCAATCTGGTGTTCATCAGTCTAGCTATCGTCAGTCTCTTCTCCATCTTCCTTATCGTCTACGATTGGCTCAACGACGAATTGATCCTCACCAACCGCCGGGTCGTGTACGATAATGATCAGGTCTTTATTCCGCGCTTGATTGAACGGCGGGTACAGGAGCAAATCTTTATCGAAGAGATTCAAGACGTGGTTGCAGCCACGAAAACCTACTTGCAACACTGGTTCCAATACGGCACTATCACGATTAAGTCGGCACGGATCGGCGGCAATATCGTCTTCCACGGCGCACGTAATCCGAAAGAGATGCAGCGCCGTATTATGGCACAGGTGAACGAAAACCGACGCAAGCGTACCGAGACCGATCTCGAAAAGATGGTCGAAGCGCGGGTCTATAATGAACCACCACCGAAAGTCAAACGACCGTTACCGCCGGTCAAACCTCGGTGGGATTGGTTGAGTTGGCTGCTCCCCGCCAACCCTGAAGTCAATGCGGAAAAAGAGACGGTCATTTGGCGCAAGCACTGGGTTTTTCTCTTGCGCGGATTATTCCCGCCTTTCGCCATGCTCTTTGTCGGATGGATAATCGTGGTGCTTCTTGGTAGTTGGGGGCTTCTACCGACGGTATGGATGACGGTGCTGATCGGTGCGCTACTGATCGCCTTTGTGCTGTGGTCGCTGTGGGAAGTAGAAGATTATCGCAACGATATTTACATCTTGACACCAACGAACATTATTGATGTTGAAAAGAAGCCGCTTGGTCCTGAAGATCGGCGTACCGCCAGTCTTGGGGCAATTACCAATGTCTCATTTGAGACGACATTTATCAGTAACTTGCTGGGTTATGGCAATGTGGTAGTCGAAACGGCGGGCGGCGGTGGCAAGTTCACCTTCAACCACGTGCCAAACCCACGTGACGTAGTGGCGATGGTCAATGAATACTACGTGATGTTTAAGCGCTCTGAGAAAGAACGTTCACTCAACGATATGCTTGAATTGCTCCGCCATTACCATTTGGCTCAGCAACGGCACCACGAACTCCTCCCGGTGAATGGCACTGGGGCGAACGAACCTACACCGGCTACGCAACCTCTTGCCGGGGCACCACCCACAACGGCAACAACGGTATTGGCACCCGCCGTTTCTCCCATGCAAACTGCGGCAACGATGCCGGTTTCCACCGAACAGCAGTTACACCCGGCAACAGACCCCGCTCTGGCCGTGACCCAGACGGCAACCGACTCTGCACATTCTGTTCGTCCTGGAAAAGAGCAGTCATCAGCATGA